In Rhodococcus rhodochrous, a single genomic region encodes these proteins:
- a CDS encoding AMP-dependent synthetase/ligase translates to MSEIAVPQSFSIPENTSMADSVFRHEKESPEFVPFERLVDGKWVPVTARQFASEVRAVAKGLMASGIELGDRVAVLSATRYEWVLLDYAIWTAGGATVAIYETSSADQAQWILEDSGTKLLIVENSGHVDTVREVAENAPTVREVLQIEPAPGGKSAVDELIARGAAVTDEQVEERRNSVTAESAATLIYTSGTTGRPKGVQLKHRHFASESAACGLALPDSMHEGQRTLLFIPMAHVFARLISFAAFDSKVTVGHTSDLSTLLDQFAVFKPNFILSVPRVFEKVYNSAKQKAYDGGKGKIFEKASDVAIEYSKALENGGPGLALKIQHFVFDKLVYGKLKAALGGNVTRAVSGGAALGSRLGHFFRGVGVTIYEGYGLTETTGGIIMNTPAAQKIGTVGKPFNGCAAKIAEDGELLLKGPQVFDGYWQNDKATEEAIRDGWFHTGDIGAIDEDGFISITGRKKELIVTAGGKNVAPAVLEDSLRAHPLISQVIVVGDSKPFVGALITLDPEALPGWLERHNLPAGTTVAELIKNPDLIAEIDEAVAETNKKVSKAESIRKYRILETDFSIESGELTPTLKLKRNIIHDKHGAEIAAIYN, encoded by the coding sequence GTGAGTGAGATTGCCGTGCCACAGTCGTTCTCGATCCCCGAGAACACGTCGATGGCCGACAGCGTCTTCCGCCACGAGAAGGAGTCGCCGGAGTTCGTGCCGTTCGAGCGACTGGTCGACGGCAAGTGGGTTCCCGTCACCGCGCGCCAGTTCGCATCCGAGGTACGCGCCGTGGCGAAGGGCCTGATGGCATCGGGCATCGAGCTCGGCGACCGCGTCGCGGTGCTGTCGGCGACCCGCTACGAGTGGGTGCTCCTCGACTACGCGATCTGGACCGCAGGCGGTGCCACCGTCGCGATCTACGAGACATCGTCGGCCGACCAGGCCCAGTGGATCCTCGAGGATTCCGGGACCAAGCTGCTCATCGTCGAGAACTCCGGTCACGTCGACACCGTCCGCGAGGTCGCCGAGAACGCCCCGACGGTGCGCGAGGTCCTGCAGATCGAGCCCGCGCCGGGCGGCAAGAGCGCGGTCGACGAGCTCATCGCACGCGGCGCGGCGGTCACCGACGAGCAGGTCGAGGAACGGCGCAACTCGGTCACGGCCGAATCCGCTGCGACCCTCATCTACACCTCCGGTACCACGGGCCGGCCGAAGGGCGTGCAGCTCAAGCACCGCCATTTCGCCTCGGAGTCCGCGGCGTGCGGTCTCGCCCTGCCCGACTCGATGCACGAGGGTCAGCGCACCCTGCTGTTCATCCCGATGGCGCACGTCTTCGCTCGCCTGATCTCCTTCGCAGCCTTCGACAGCAAGGTCACGGTGGGCCACACCTCCGACCTGTCGACGCTGCTCGACCAGTTCGCGGTCTTCAAGCCGAACTTCATCCTCTCGGTGCCCCGCGTGTTCGAGAAGGTCTACAACTCGGCGAAGCAGAAGGCCTACGACGGCGGCAAGGGCAAGATCTTCGAGAAGGCCTCCGACGTCGCGATCGAGTACAGCAAGGCACTCGAGAACGGCGGCCCCGGCCTCGCCCTGAAGATCCAGCACTTCGTCTTCGACAAGCTGGTCTACGGCAAGCTCAAGGCCGCACTCGGCGGCAACGTCACCCGGGCCGTCTCGGGCGGTGCCGCACTCGGCTCACGGCTCGGCCACTTCTTCCGCGGTGTCGGCGTCACCATCTACGAGGGCTACGGCCTGACGGAGACCACCGGCGGCATCATCATGAACACCCCGGCCGCTCAGAAGATCGGCACCGTCGGCAAGCCGTTCAACGGCTGCGCGGCGAAGATCGCCGAGGACGGTGAGCTGCTCCTCAAGGGCCCTCAGGTGTTCGACGGCTACTGGCAGAACGACAAGGCCACCGAGGAAGCCATCCGCGACGGCTGGTTCCACACCGGCGACATCGGTGCGATCGACGAGGACGGCTTCATCTCGATCACCGGCCGCAAGAAGGAACTGATCGTCACCGCGGGCGGCAAGAACGTCGCACCGGCGGTCCTCGAGGACTCGCTGCGCGCCCACCCGCTGATCAGCCAGGTCATCGTGGTCGGCGATTCCAAGCCGTTCGTCGGCGCGCTGATCACCCTCGACCCGGAGGCACTGCCGGGCTGGCTCGAGCGCCACAACCTGCCGGCGGGCACGACGGTCGCGGAACTGATCAAGAACCCCGACCTGATCGCCGAGATCGACGAGGCCGTCGCCGAGACCAACAAGAAGGTCTCGAAGGCCGAGTCGATCCGCAAGTACCGCATCCTCGAGACCGACTTCAGCATCGAGAGCGGTGAGCTGACCCCGACGCTCAAGCTCAAGCGGAACATCATCCACGACAAGCACGGCGCCGAGATCGCAGCGATCTACAACTGA
- a CDS encoding phosphoribosyltransferase, whose translation MRYATREEAGRRLARSAGHLRDADPVVLALPRGGIPVARELAAALDAPLDVLVVRKLGVPWHPELAMGAIAEGPAGEGVFRVLNEDVIRRGRIAPESVDNIERRELAELERRAAFLRAGRARVPLEGRTAVIVDDGVATGATAAVACLAARASGATRVVLAVPVASPEALRRVGGVADEVICPWTPVDTDSVGAAYADFHQLGDDEAVRLLRDPGTSGTGKTDETIR comes from the coding sequence GTGCGGTACGCCACGCGCGAGGAGGCGGGCCGGCGACTCGCCCGGTCGGCCGGGCACCTGCGCGACGCCGACCCGGTGGTTCTCGCGCTTCCCCGTGGCGGCATCCCCGTCGCCCGCGAACTCGCCGCCGCCCTCGACGCACCGCTGGACGTCCTCGTCGTCCGCAAACTGGGCGTGCCCTGGCATCCGGAACTCGCGATGGGCGCGATCGCCGAGGGTCCGGCAGGCGAAGGCGTCTTCCGCGTCCTCAACGAGGACGTGATCCGGCGCGGGCGGATAGCTCCCGAATCCGTGGACAACATCGAGAGGCGCGAGCTCGCCGAACTCGAGCGCCGCGCCGCATTCCTGCGTGCCGGTCGCGCCCGCGTACCACTGGAGGGCCGCACGGCGGTCATCGTCGACGACGGGGTGGCCACGGGCGCGACAGCAGCGGTCGCCTGTCTCGCCGCGCGCGCGTCGGGTGCCACCCGGGTGGTCCTCGCCGTACCGGTGGCCTCACCGGAGGCATTGCGCCGCGTGGGCGGAGTGGCCGACGAGGTGATCTGCCCTTGGACGCCGGTGGACACCGACAGCGTCGGCGCTGCTTACGCCGATTTCCACCAGCTCGGCGACGACGAGGCCGTCCGACTCCTCCGTGATCCTGGTACTTCCGGTACCGGAAAAACCGACGAGACTATCCGATAG
- a CDS encoding TrpB-like pyridoxal phosphate-dependent enzyme — protein MTAPPSSHVSATSPSVADSGIPTHWYNIVGDLEVAPPPHLHPGTREPITADDLAPLFASGLIEQELSTETDIEIPEAVREVYAGYRTTPLFRAHSFEKALGTPARIYVKYEGVSPVGSHKVNSAVAQAYYNSLDGVTRLTTETGAGQWGSALSFACAKFGIDLEVWQVRASYDSKPYRRFLIETYGGTVHPSPSDLTEAGRAVLAEHPDTPGSLGIAVSEAVEVAVKDAAARYTLGSVLNHVVLHQTVIGLEAVEQLRAAGEDQADVVFGCAGGGSNLAGLSFPFLREVIHERATTRVVAVEPSACPSITRGEYRYDHGDIAGLTPLLKMHTLGQDFIPDPIHAGGLRYHGMAPLLSHTVELGYVQGRSVAQTDAFSAAVLFARNEGIVPAPESSHAIAAAAEYARGLTEPEVIVIGLSGHGQLDLPAYHSYLSGELD, from the coding sequence GTGACGGCTCCCCCTTCCTCGCACGTGTCCGCGACATCCCCGTCCGTCGCCGATTCGGGCATTCCGACGCACTGGTACAACATCGTCGGCGACCTCGAGGTGGCCCCGCCGCCGCACCTGCACCCCGGCACCCGCGAGCCGATCACCGCCGACGATCTCGCGCCGCTGTTCGCCTCGGGGCTGATCGAGCAGGAGCTGTCGACCGAGACCGACATCGAGATCCCGGAGGCCGTGCGCGAGGTCTACGCCGGCTACCGCACCACTCCCCTGTTCCGCGCCCACTCGTTCGAGAAGGCACTCGGCACCCCGGCCCGCATCTACGTCAAGTACGAGGGCGTGAGCCCGGTGGGCAGCCACAAGGTGAATTCGGCGGTGGCCCAGGCGTACTACAACTCGCTCGACGGCGTCACCCGACTGACGACGGAAACAGGTGCGGGACAGTGGGGTTCGGCCCTGTCCTTCGCGTGCGCGAAGTTCGGTATCGATCTCGAGGTGTGGCAGGTCCGCGCCTCCTACGACTCGAAGCCCTACCGCCGTTTCCTCATCGAGACCTACGGCGGCACAGTTCATCCCAGCCCGTCCGATCTGACGGAGGCCGGTCGCGCCGTCCTCGCCGAACATCCGGACACTCCCGGCTCGCTCGGCATCGCGGTGTCGGAGGCCGTGGAGGTCGCGGTGAAGGACGCCGCCGCCCGCTACACCCTCGGCAGCGTGCTCAATCACGTGGTGCTGCACCAGACCGTCATCGGCCTCGAGGCCGTGGAACAGCTGCGGGCCGCGGGCGAGGACCAGGCAGATGTGGTCTTCGGTTGCGCAGGTGGCGGTTCGAACCTCGCCGGCCTGTCGTTCCCGTTCCTGCGCGAGGTCATCCACGAGCGGGCGACGACGCGCGTCGTGGCCGTCGAGCCCTCGGCGTGCCCGTCGATCACCCGCGGTGAGTACCGCTACGACCACGGCGACATCGCGGGCCTGACGCCGTTGCTGAAGATGCACACCCTCGGCCAGGACTTCATCCCCGACCCGATCCACGCCGGCGGGCTGCGGTACCACGGCATGGCGCCGCTGCTCAGCCACACGGTCGAGCTCGGTTACGTGCAGGGACGGTCCGTGGCACAGACCGACGCCTTCTCCGCGGCGGTGCTCTTCGCCCGCAACGAGGGCATCGTGCCGGCGCCGGAGTCGTCGCACGCGATCGCCGCGGCCGCGGAGTACGCACGGGGCCTCACCGAGCCCGAGGTGATCGTGATCGGCCTGTCCGGCCACGGTCAGCTCGATCTGCCCGCCTACCACTCCTACCTGTCGGGCGAGCTCGACTGA
- a CDS encoding DEAD/DEAH box helicase translates to MSEIQDAPDQETAALTFADLDIDARVLQALSDVGYESPSPIQAATIPPLLEGRDVVGLAQTGTGKTAAFAVPILSRIDTSVKRPQALVLAPTRELALQVAEAFGKYSVHIPGLNVLPIYGGQAYGVQLSGLRRGAQVIVGTPGRVIDHLAKGTLDISELEFLVLDEADEMLTMGFQEDVERILADTPDTKQVALFSATMPGAIRRLSKQYLKDPQEITVKSKTTTSANISQRWVLVSHQRKLDALTRVLEVETFEAMIIFVRTKQATEDLAERLRARGFSAAAINGDIVQAQRERTINQLKNGSLDILVATDVAARGLDVERISHVVNYDIPHDTESYVHRIGRTGRAGRTGDALLFVAPRERHLLKAIERATRQPLAEMQLPTVEDVNAQRVSKFNDSITEALTSDHLQLFRTFVEDYEREHDVPLADIAAALAVLSRDGESFLMEAEPEPVAPPRRDREPRERPPRRFDDGPKVGRDGQEMTTYRIAVGKRHRVQPGAIVGAIANEGGLRRGDFGHISIRADHSLVELPKDLSPQTLDALRSTRISGVLIQLQPDSGAPTGRPSSYRGRDDRRGDDRRGGDRRDHGKRDRGGKREYGDSRGGRSGDFTHRSDRNDRGGRGGYRD, encoded by the coding sequence ATGAGTGAAATTCAAGACGCCCCCGACCAGGAGACCGCAGCTCTCACGTTTGCCGATCTCGACATCGATGCCCGTGTGCTGCAAGCTCTTTCGGACGTGGGTTACGAGTCCCCGTCGCCGATCCAGGCGGCGACCATCCCACCACTGCTGGAGGGACGGGACGTCGTCGGTCTCGCTCAGACCGGCACCGGCAAGACCGCCGCCTTCGCAGTGCCGATCCTCTCGCGTATCGACACCTCCGTGAAGCGGCCCCAGGCGCTGGTGCTGGCGCCCACCCGAGAGCTCGCGCTGCAGGTCGCGGAGGCTTTCGGTAAGTATTCCGTCCATATCCCGGGCCTGAACGTCCTGCCCATCTACGGCGGCCAGGCGTACGGTGTACAGCTGTCCGGTCTCCGCCGCGGCGCCCAGGTCATCGTCGGTACCCCCGGACGTGTGATCGATCACCTCGCCAAGGGCACCCTCGACATCTCCGAGCTCGAGTTCCTCGTCCTCGACGAGGCCGACGAGATGCTCACCATGGGCTTCCAGGAGGACGTCGAGCGCATCCTCGCCGACACCCCCGACACCAAGCAGGTCGCGCTGTTCTCCGCGACCATGCCGGGCGCGATCCGCCGGCTGTCGAAACAGTACCTCAAGGATCCGCAGGAAATCACCGTCAAGTCGAAGACGACGACGTCGGCGAACATCTCCCAGCGGTGGGTCCTCGTCTCCCACCAGCGCAAGCTCGACGCGCTGACCCGTGTCCTCGAGGTCGAGACCTTCGAGGCGATGATCATCTTCGTGCGCACGAAGCAGGCCACCGAGGATCTGGCCGAGCGGTTGCGCGCCCGCGGTTTCTCCGCGGCCGCGATCAACGGCGACATCGTGCAGGCCCAGCGCGAGCGCACGATCAACCAGCTCAAGAACGGTTCGCTCGACATTCTCGTCGCCACCGACGTCGCCGCGCGTGGTCTCGACGTCGAGCGCATCAGCCACGTCGTCAACTACGACATCCCGCACGACACCGAGTCGTACGTGCACCGCATCGGCCGTACGGGCCGCGCCGGCCGTACCGGCGACGCCCTGCTGTTCGTCGCTCCGCGTGAGCGGCACCTGCTCAAGGCGATCGAGCGGGCTACCCGTCAGCCGCTCGCCGAGATGCAGCTGCCCACGGTCGAGGACGTCAACGCCCAGCGCGTGTCGAAGTTCAACGACTCGATCACAGAGGCGCTCACCTCCGATCACCTGCAGCTGTTCCGCACGTTCGTCGAGGACTACGAGCGCGAGCACGACGTGCCGCTCGCCGACATCGCCGCCGCACTGGCGGTCCTGTCACGCGACGGCGAGTCGTTCCTCATGGAGGCCGAACCCGAGCCGGTCGCACCGCCGCGCCGCGACCGCGAACCGCGCGAGCGTCCGCCGCGTCGCTTCGACGACGGGCCGAAGGTCGGTCGCGACGGCCAGGAGATGACCACCTACCGCATCGCCGTGGGCAAGCGTCACCGCGTGCAGCCCGGTGCGATCGTCGGTGCCATCGCCAACGAGGGCGGACTGCGCCGCGGCGACTTCGGGCACATCAGCATCCGTGCCGATCACAGCCTTGTCGAGCTGCCGAAGGATCTGTCGCCGCAGACCCTCGACGCGCTGCGCTCCACCCGCATCTCGGGTGTGCTCATCCAGCTGCAGCCCGACTCCGGCGCACCGACCGGACGTCCGAGCTCGTATCGCGGACGCGACGACCGTCGCGGCGACGATCGACGCGGGGGAGACCGGCGCGATCACGGCAAGCGCGACCGCGGCGGCAAGCGTGAGTACGGCGACAGCCGTGGTGGCCGTTCCGGCGACTTCACGCACCGCAGCGACCGCAACGACCGTGGCGGTCGCGGCGGCTACCGCGACTGA
- a CDS encoding DUF664 domain-containing protein, which yields MSTPEHDLLLKLLSNQFDALRNALSGLTEDQARSAPSASSMSLASLVNHLVDGLTATDGRIRGDNTRDADPVAAWQAGWRVEESETVADQLARLDAEAERFAATVRAEADLGRVVEISPDVAQWLDQGEPFTVRFLILHQIEEWARHAGHADIIRESIDGATVDVLAQRVS from the coding sequence ATGAGCACCCCAGAACACGATCTGTTGCTGAAGCTGCTTTCCAACCAATTCGATGCCCTGCGCAACGCGCTGTCGGGCCTGACCGAGGATCAGGCCCGCAGCGCGCCGAGCGCATCGTCGATGAGCCTGGCATCGCTGGTCAACCATCTCGTCGACGGTCTCACCGCCACGGACGGCCGGATCCGCGGCGACAATACTCGCGATGCCGACCCGGTCGCGGCGTGGCAGGCCGGGTGGCGGGTCGAGGAGAGCGAGACGGTCGCCGACCAGCTCGCCCGCCTCGACGCCGAGGCCGAACGGTTCGCCGCGACGGTTCGCGCCGAAGCTGACCTCGGCCGGGTCGTGGAGATCTCCCCCGACGTCGCGCAGTGGCTCGATCAGGGCGAACCGTTCACCGTCCGGTTCCTGATCCTGCATCAGATCGAGGAATGGGCTCGCCACGCCGGGCACGCCGACATCATCCGCGAGTCGATCGACGGCGCCACCGTCGACGTCCTGGCGCAGCGAGTGAGCTGA